The following are encoded together in the Coffea arabica cultivar ET-39 chromosome 1c, Coffea Arabica ET-39 HiFi, whole genome shotgun sequence genome:
- the LOC113722181 gene encoding ABC transporter B family member 11-like isoform X2 — protein sequence MENQHASQVMAEGSCSNGDMINVRNTSLEASGNQEVPVKSRNKKEVADKVPYCKLFSLADSVDVFLMVVGTVTAVASGICVPLLAVVLGETINSFGKTLDRKEIVHEVSKVSLKFVYLALSSGVTSFFQVACWTITGERQAARMRSSYLRSLLMQDIAFFDKETSTGEIIERISRDTIIIQDAMGEKVGKFIQLSASFFGGFIIAFIKGWLLSLVMLSSIPPLVLTAFAMTILMAKLASHGQAAYSAAATLVEQTLSAIRTVASFTGEMQAIAEYDKSLNKAYKSGVQEGLAAGLGSGVFMFVFYCCYGLAIWVGAKMILEKHYSGGDVLNVTLAILTGSFSIGQASPCLSAFALGQAAAFRMFQIMNRKPLISPSILDGLKLDNMVGTIELKNVYFSYPARVHERILSEFSLFIKSGTTAALVGRSGSGKSTVLSLIERFYDPQAGEVLLDGINIKDFQLKWIRSKIGLVSQEPILFASSIRENIAYGKDNASLEEIQAAAQHANAAKFIEKLPQGLDTMVGLHGIQMSGGQKQRIAIARAILKDPRILLLDEATSALDAESERIVQEALDAIMVNRTTVIVAHRLSTVKNADKIAVIHQGKIVEEGLHTELLNNPGGVYFELVRLQQLSKESDEHIVDNQDGSGIKTDSGRHSSQSISSLRSISRCSSGLSNSSHHSFSISTGLPTVVNMVDMAVGESQESASMPSKMDHQVPLYRLAYVNKQEIPELLLGSLAAVVTGAILPIFGVILSGAIKTFYEPAYELQKKSRFWALMLIVLGGSSLLATPLKTYFFAVAGCKLIRRIRLKCFERIIHMDISWFDRQENSSGRISSRLAIDATCVRSLVGESLSSLVQNSSTAFAGLAIGFGASWQLSLIVIVMLPLIGLHGYMNMKSLSGFSADAKKLYEDSTQVASDAVGSIRTVASFSAEDKVIQLFKKKCKRPMTLGIKQGLYSGVGYGLSMFFLYSAYATIFYFGARLIKAGNITFGEVFQVFYGLSLAAVSISTSGALSPDTSKGRSGAASIFALLDQKSPIDSSETSGITLDNVKGDILFQHVSFKYPSRPDVPIFEDLCLAIESCKTLALVGESGSGKSTVISLLQRFYDPNSGEITLDGVEIRRLNLRWLRQQMGLVSQEPVLFNGTIRANIAYGKEDSAREAEIISAAEIANAHKFISSLQQGYDTQVGERGIHLSGGQKQRVAIARAIVRSPKILLLDEATSALDAESEKVVHDALDQAIVGKTTIMVAHRLSTIKCADLIAVIQNGVIKEKGNHESLISMKDGIYASLVEQYASASSM from the exons ATGGAGAACCAGCACGCTAGTCAAGTGATGGCTGAGGGGAGTTGCTCCAATGGAGACATGATCAACGTCCGGAACACTTCACTGGAAGCATCAGGCAATCAAGAAGTTCCAGTCAAGTCTAGAAATAAAAAGGAAGTGGCTGATAAAGTCCCATACTGCAAGCTGTTCTCCTTAGCTGATTCTGTTGACGTTTTCTTGATGGTAGTTGGTACGGTCACAGCAGTTGCAAGTGGGATTTGCGTACCCCTTTTGGCAGTGGTATTGGGAGAGACAATCAACTCTTTCGGAAAGACTCTGGATAGAAAAGAAATTGTACATGAAGTTTCAAAG GTATCTTTAAAGTTTGTGTACTTGGCTCTGAGTTCTGGTGTCACATCTTTTTTTC AGGTAGCTTGCTGGACAATCACAGGAGAAAGGCAGGCAGCTCGGATGAGAAGTTCATATCTGCGATCTTTACTAATGCAAGATATTGCATTTTTTGACAAAGAAACTAGTACTGGTGAAATTATTGAGAGGATATCAAGggatactattattattcaagATGCCATGGGTGAAAAG GTTGGAAAATTCATACAGTTGTCAGCTTCTTTTTTTGGAGGCTTTATTATAGCTTTTATCAAGGGGTGGCTACTCTCCTTGGTAATGTTATCTTCAATCCCACCACTTGTCCTTACTGCCTTTGCAATGACTATCCTAATGGCAAAGCTAGCATCTCACGGACAAGCAGCCTATTCCGCAGCAGCTACACTGGTTGAACAGACTCTTAGTGCTATTCGAACA GTTGCATCTTTTACAGGGGAGATGCAAGCTATTGCAGAATATGACAAATCCCTAAATAAAGCTTACAAATCCGGTGTGCAAGAGGGCTTGGCAGCCGGTTTGGGTTCTGGTGTCTTTATGTTTGTTTTCTACTGCTGCTATGGTTTAGCCATATGGGTTGGGGCCAAGATGATCTTGGAGAAACACTATTCAGGAGGAGATGTCCTGAATGTAACACTCGCAATACTAACGGGATCCTT TTCAATTGGGCAAGCATCCCCATGCTTGAGTGCATTTGCATTGGGACAAGCTGCGGCTTTTAGAATGTTTCAGATAATGAATAGAAAGCCATTAATCAGTCCATCCATTTTAGATGGATTGAAATTGGATAATATGGTTGGTACTATAGAATTGAAGAATGTCTATTTCAGCTATCCAGCAAGGGTGCATGAACGAATTCTTAGTGAATTTTCTCTCTTCATAAAAAGTGGAACAACTGCAGCATTGGTTGGACGAAGTGGAAGTGGAAAATCAACAGTGCTGAGCCTTATCGAGAGATTTTATGATCCACAAGCAGGTGAAGTTCTGTTAGATGGTATCAACATCAAAGATTTTCAACTCAAGTGGATCAGAAGCAAAATTGGTCTTGTGAGCCAAGAACCTATCTTATTTGCTTCGAGCATTAGGGAAAATATTGCATATGGGAAGGATAATGCAAGCCTTGAAGAAATACAAGCTGCTGCACAACACGCCAATGCTGCAAAGTTCATAGAGAAACTACCTCAG GGACTAGACACGATGGTTGGTTTGCATGGAATTCAGATGTCAGGGGGACAAAAGCAGAGAATCGCAATAGCTAGAGCAATTCTCAAAGACCCCAGAATTTTGCTACTGGATGAAGCTACAAGTGCTCTTGATGCAGAATCTGAGAGGATTGTGCAAGAAGCTCTGGATGCGATTATGGTCAACCGAACTACTGTTATTGTAGCACATCGTTTGAGTACAGTGAAGAACGCAGACAAAATTGCTGTAATTCATCAAGGAAAGATTGTTGAAGAAG GCTTACATACTGAGCTACTAAATAATCCTGGGGGAGTATATTTTGAGCTTGTACGATTACAACAGCTTAGCAAAGAATCCGATGAGCATATTGTGGATAATCAGGATGGCTCAGGGATTAAAACAGATTCAGGAAGACATTCAAGCCAGAGTATTTCCTCTCTGAGATCCATAAGCCGATGCTCATCTGGATTAAGTAACAGTAGCCATCACTCATTCTCCATTTCAACTGGTCTGCCTACTGTTGTCAATATGGTTGATATGGCAGTTGGAGAATCGCAAGAATCAGCTTCCATGCCATCAAAGATGGACCATCAAGTTCCACTTTACCGCTTGGCCTACGTTAACAAAcaagaaattccagaattaTTGCTTGGTTCTTTGGCAGCTGTTGTTACTGGTGCTATATTAccaatttttggtgtaattttatCAGGAGCAATCAAGACCTTCTATGAGCCTGCTTATGAACTTCAGAAGAAATCAAGATTTTGGGCGTTAATGCTAATAGTTCTTGGGGGGTCTTCTTTACTGGCAACACCATTAAAAACATACTTTTTTGCTGTGGCAGGATGTAAGCTAATCAGACGAATTCGGTTGAAAtgctttgaaagaataattcaTATGGACATAAGTTGGTTTGACAGGCAGGAGAATTCAAGTGGTAGAATTAGCTCTCGGCTTGCCATTGATGCAACATGTGTAAGAAGTCTAGTTGGCGAATCACTTTCCTCGCTTGTTCAGAATAGTTCAACAGCTTTTGCTGGTTTGGCTATTGGTTTTGGAGCAAGCTGGCAGTTATCTCTCATAGTAATAGTAATGTTACCACTGATTGGCCTTCACGGGTACATGAATATGAAATCCTTAAGTGGATTCAGTGCAGATGCAAAG AAGCTGTACGAGGATTCCACTCAAGTAGCCAGTGATGCAGTTGGAAGTATTCGAACAGTTGCATCCTTTTCTGCAGAGGATAAGGTGATACAACTGTTTAAGAAGAAGTGTAAACGTCCTATGACATTAGGAATAAAACAAGGATTATATAGTGGTGTAGGATATGGTTTGTCCATGTTCTTCCTGTACTCTGCTTATGCAACCATTTTCTATTTTGGAGCTAGACTCATTAAGGCTGGCAACATAACCTTTGGTGAGGTTTTCCAG GTTTTCTATGGCCTGAGTTTGGCAGCTGTCAGTATATCTACATCAGGTGCCCTTAGTCCAGACACTAGCAAAGGGAGGAGTGGAGCTGCTTCTATCTTTGCACTTCTTGACCAGAAGTCACCCATAGACTCGAGTGAGACCTCAGGAATTACGTTAGACAATGTGAAGGGAGACATACTATTTCAACACGTCAGCTTCAAATATCCCAGTAGACCTGATGTTCCAATTTTTGAAGATCTTTGTTTGGCTATTGAGTCTTGCAAG ACACTTgctctggttggagaaagtgggAGCGGAAAATCTACTGTCATTTCATTGCTGCAAAGATTTTATGATCCTAATTCAGGTGAAATAACATTAGACGGAGTAGAAATCCGAAGGCTGAATTTAAGATGGTTAAGGCAGCAGATGGGATTGGTAAGTCAGGAGCCAGTTTTATTTAATGGCACAATTCGCGCCAACATTGCATATGGCAAAGAAGACAGCGCCAGAGAGGCCGAAATTATATCTGCAGCGGAAATTGCAAATGCTCACAAGTTCATAAGCAGCTTACAGCAG GGGTACGACACACAAGTTGGTGAAAGAGGGATACATTTGTCAGGAGGACAGAAGCAAAGAGTGGCCATTGCTCGAGCAATTGTAAGGTCCCCCAAGATTCTACTTCTTGATGAGGCCACTAGTGCTCTTGATGCTGAATCTGAAAAAGTAGTCCACGATGCATTGGATCAAGCTATTGTGGGAAAAACCACAATCATGGTGGCACACAGGCTGTCCACAATTAAGTGTGCAGACTTGATTGCAGTTATTCAAAATGGAGTTATTAAGGAGAAAGGGAACCATGAAAGCTTGATTAGTATGAAAGATGGCATCTATGCTTCCCTCGTAGAACAATATGCTAGTGCTTCATCAATGTGA
- the LOC113722181 gene encoding ABC transporter B family member 11-like isoform X1, whose translation MENQHASQVMAEGSCSNGDMINVRNTSLEASGNQEVPVKSRNKKEVADKVPYCKLFSLADSVDVFLMVVGTVTAVASGICVPLLAVVLGETINSFGKTLDRKEIVHEVSKVSLKFVYLALSSGVTSFFQVACWTITGERQAARMRSSYLRSLLMQDIAFFDKETSTGEIIERISRDTIIIQDAMGEKVGKFIQLSASFFGGFIIAFIKGWLLSLVMLSSIPPLVLTAFAMTILMAKLASHGQAAYSAAATLVEQTLSAIRTVASFTGEMQAIAEYDKSLNKAYKSGVQEGLAAGLGSGVFMFVFYCCYGLAIWVGAKMILEKHYSGGDVLNVTLAILTGSFSIGQASPCLSAFALGQAAAFRMFQIMNRKPLISPSILDGLKLDNMVGTIELKNVYFSYPARVHERILSEFSLFIKSGTTAALVGRSGSGKSTVLSLIERFYDPQAGEVLLDGINIKDFQLKWIRSKIGLVSQEPILFASSIRENIAYGKDNASLEEIQAAAQHANAAKFIEKLPQGLDTMVGLHGIQMSGGQKQRIAIARAILKDPRILLLDEATSALDAESERIVQEALDAIMVNRTTVIVAHRLSTVKNADKIAVIHQGKIVEEGLHTELLNNPGGVYFELVRLQQLSKESDEHIVDNQDGSGIKTDSGRHSSQSISSLRSISRCSSGLSNSSHHSFSISTGLPTVVNMVDMAVGESQESASMPSKMDHQVPLYRLAYVNKQEIPELLLGSLAAVVTGAILPIFGVILSGAIKTFYEPAYELQKKSRFWALMLIVLGGSSLLATPLKTYFFAVAGCKLIRRIRLKCFERIIHMDISWFDRQENSSGRISSRLAIDATCVRSLVGESLSSLVQNSSTAFAGLAIGFGASWQLSLIVIVMLPLIGLHGYMNMKSLSGFSADAKKLYEDSTQVASDAVGSIRTVASFSAEDKVIQLFKKKCKRPMTLGIKQGLYSGVGYGLSMFFLYSAYATIFYFGARLIKAGNITFGEVFQVFYGLSLAAVSISTSGALSPDTSKGRSGAASIFALLDQKSPIDSSETSGITLDNVKGDILFQHVSFKYPSRPDVPIFEDLCLAIESCKFVVQTLALVGESGSGKSTVISLLQRFYDPNSGEITLDGVEIRRLNLRWLRQQMGLVSQEPVLFNGTIRANIAYGKEDSAREAEIISAAEIANAHKFISSLQQGYDTQVGERGIHLSGGQKQRVAIARAIVRSPKILLLDEATSALDAESEKVVHDALDQAIVGKTTIMVAHRLSTIKCADLIAVIQNGVIKEKGNHESLISMKDGIYASLVEQYASASSM comes from the exons ATGGAGAACCAGCACGCTAGTCAAGTGATGGCTGAGGGGAGTTGCTCCAATGGAGACATGATCAACGTCCGGAACACTTCACTGGAAGCATCAGGCAATCAAGAAGTTCCAGTCAAGTCTAGAAATAAAAAGGAAGTGGCTGATAAAGTCCCATACTGCAAGCTGTTCTCCTTAGCTGATTCTGTTGACGTTTTCTTGATGGTAGTTGGTACGGTCACAGCAGTTGCAAGTGGGATTTGCGTACCCCTTTTGGCAGTGGTATTGGGAGAGACAATCAACTCTTTCGGAAAGACTCTGGATAGAAAAGAAATTGTACATGAAGTTTCAAAG GTATCTTTAAAGTTTGTGTACTTGGCTCTGAGTTCTGGTGTCACATCTTTTTTTC AGGTAGCTTGCTGGACAATCACAGGAGAAAGGCAGGCAGCTCGGATGAGAAGTTCATATCTGCGATCTTTACTAATGCAAGATATTGCATTTTTTGACAAAGAAACTAGTACTGGTGAAATTATTGAGAGGATATCAAGggatactattattattcaagATGCCATGGGTGAAAAG GTTGGAAAATTCATACAGTTGTCAGCTTCTTTTTTTGGAGGCTTTATTATAGCTTTTATCAAGGGGTGGCTACTCTCCTTGGTAATGTTATCTTCAATCCCACCACTTGTCCTTACTGCCTTTGCAATGACTATCCTAATGGCAAAGCTAGCATCTCACGGACAAGCAGCCTATTCCGCAGCAGCTACACTGGTTGAACAGACTCTTAGTGCTATTCGAACA GTTGCATCTTTTACAGGGGAGATGCAAGCTATTGCAGAATATGACAAATCCCTAAATAAAGCTTACAAATCCGGTGTGCAAGAGGGCTTGGCAGCCGGTTTGGGTTCTGGTGTCTTTATGTTTGTTTTCTACTGCTGCTATGGTTTAGCCATATGGGTTGGGGCCAAGATGATCTTGGAGAAACACTATTCAGGAGGAGATGTCCTGAATGTAACACTCGCAATACTAACGGGATCCTT TTCAATTGGGCAAGCATCCCCATGCTTGAGTGCATTTGCATTGGGACAAGCTGCGGCTTTTAGAATGTTTCAGATAATGAATAGAAAGCCATTAATCAGTCCATCCATTTTAGATGGATTGAAATTGGATAATATGGTTGGTACTATAGAATTGAAGAATGTCTATTTCAGCTATCCAGCAAGGGTGCATGAACGAATTCTTAGTGAATTTTCTCTCTTCATAAAAAGTGGAACAACTGCAGCATTGGTTGGACGAAGTGGAAGTGGAAAATCAACAGTGCTGAGCCTTATCGAGAGATTTTATGATCCACAAGCAGGTGAAGTTCTGTTAGATGGTATCAACATCAAAGATTTTCAACTCAAGTGGATCAGAAGCAAAATTGGTCTTGTGAGCCAAGAACCTATCTTATTTGCTTCGAGCATTAGGGAAAATATTGCATATGGGAAGGATAATGCAAGCCTTGAAGAAATACAAGCTGCTGCACAACACGCCAATGCTGCAAAGTTCATAGAGAAACTACCTCAG GGACTAGACACGATGGTTGGTTTGCATGGAATTCAGATGTCAGGGGGACAAAAGCAGAGAATCGCAATAGCTAGAGCAATTCTCAAAGACCCCAGAATTTTGCTACTGGATGAAGCTACAAGTGCTCTTGATGCAGAATCTGAGAGGATTGTGCAAGAAGCTCTGGATGCGATTATGGTCAACCGAACTACTGTTATTGTAGCACATCGTTTGAGTACAGTGAAGAACGCAGACAAAATTGCTGTAATTCATCAAGGAAAGATTGTTGAAGAAG GCTTACATACTGAGCTACTAAATAATCCTGGGGGAGTATATTTTGAGCTTGTACGATTACAACAGCTTAGCAAAGAATCCGATGAGCATATTGTGGATAATCAGGATGGCTCAGGGATTAAAACAGATTCAGGAAGACATTCAAGCCAGAGTATTTCCTCTCTGAGATCCATAAGCCGATGCTCATCTGGATTAAGTAACAGTAGCCATCACTCATTCTCCATTTCAACTGGTCTGCCTACTGTTGTCAATATGGTTGATATGGCAGTTGGAGAATCGCAAGAATCAGCTTCCATGCCATCAAAGATGGACCATCAAGTTCCACTTTACCGCTTGGCCTACGTTAACAAAcaagaaattccagaattaTTGCTTGGTTCTTTGGCAGCTGTTGTTACTGGTGCTATATTAccaatttttggtgtaattttatCAGGAGCAATCAAGACCTTCTATGAGCCTGCTTATGAACTTCAGAAGAAATCAAGATTTTGGGCGTTAATGCTAATAGTTCTTGGGGGGTCTTCTTTACTGGCAACACCATTAAAAACATACTTTTTTGCTGTGGCAGGATGTAAGCTAATCAGACGAATTCGGTTGAAAtgctttgaaagaataattcaTATGGACATAAGTTGGTTTGACAGGCAGGAGAATTCAAGTGGTAGAATTAGCTCTCGGCTTGCCATTGATGCAACATGTGTAAGAAGTCTAGTTGGCGAATCACTTTCCTCGCTTGTTCAGAATAGTTCAACAGCTTTTGCTGGTTTGGCTATTGGTTTTGGAGCAAGCTGGCAGTTATCTCTCATAGTAATAGTAATGTTACCACTGATTGGCCTTCACGGGTACATGAATATGAAATCCTTAAGTGGATTCAGTGCAGATGCAAAG AAGCTGTACGAGGATTCCACTCAAGTAGCCAGTGATGCAGTTGGAAGTATTCGAACAGTTGCATCCTTTTCTGCAGAGGATAAGGTGATACAACTGTTTAAGAAGAAGTGTAAACGTCCTATGACATTAGGAATAAAACAAGGATTATATAGTGGTGTAGGATATGGTTTGTCCATGTTCTTCCTGTACTCTGCTTATGCAACCATTTTCTATTTTGGAGCTAGACTCATTAAGGCTGGCAACATAACCTTTGGTGAGGTTTTCCAG GTTTTCTATGGCCTGAGTTTGGCAGCTGTCAGTATATCTACATCAGGTGCCCTTAGTCCAGACACTAGCAAAGGGAGGAGTGGAGCTGCTTCTATCTTTGCACTTCTTGACCAGAAGTCACCCATAGACTCGAGTGAGACCTCAGGAATTACGTTAGACAATGTGAAGGGAGACATACTATTTCAACACGTCAGCTTCAAATATCCCAGTAGACCTGATGTTCCAATTTTTGAAGATCTTTGTTTGGCTATTGAGTCTTGCAAG TTCGTTGTTCAGACACTTgctctggttggagaaagtgggAGCGGAAAATCTACTGTCATTTCATTGCTGCAAAGATTTTATGATCCTAATTCAGGTGAAATAACATTAGACGGAGTAGAAATCCGAAGGCTGAATTTAAGATGGTTAAGGCAGCAGATGGGATTGGTAAGTCAGGAGCCAGTTTTATTTAATGGCACAATTCGCGCCAACATTGCATATGGCAAAGAAGACAGCGCCAGAGAGGCCGAAATTATATCTGCAGCGGAAATTGCAAATGCTCACAAGTTCATAAGCAGCTTACAGCAG GGGTACGACACACAAGTTGGTGAAAGAGGGATACATTTGTCAGGAGGACAGAAGCAAAGAGTGGCCATTGCTCGAGCAATTGTAAGGTCCCCCAAGATTCTACTTCTTGATGAGGCCACTAGTGCTCTTGATGCTGAATCTGAAAAAGTAGTCCACGATGCATTGGATCAAGCTATTGTGGGAAAAACCACAATCATGGTGGCACACAGGCTGTCCACAATTAAGTGTGCAGACTTGATTGCAGTTATTCAAAATGGAGTTATTAAGGAGAAAGGGAACCATGAAAGCTTGATTAGTATGAAAGATGGCATCTATGCTTCCCTCGTAGAACAATATGCTAGTGCTTCATCAATGTGA